The Coleofasciculus chthonoplastes PCC 7420 DNA window CTTGACCATCTCTAGGATGCCAGAAAATCTGGGAGTGCGATCGCTCTATCTTGCCAATTTGCCATTAGTAATCGAATCCAGCCTGATCAGCGACTAACAGAAGAGGTGAATGTAGGGGCATCATCCTTGCGCCCTCACCCCCTGCATCTATCCTGATCAGAAACGCTATAATCGCTGTCGCAGTTGTTCTACAAAGCTCCGTTTCAACCTAAATTGAGCGTTAGCCATGCCTTGGATGAGGGTATCGAGTTCTTCTGGCGGTGGCTTCTTTGTTTTCACCCAAGCCTCAAGAATACCTGGCAAAGTCAGATGGGGTTCAACACATGAACATGAATTACGAAATTCTCGGTCAGCGCCTGCGACTAGCGCGTGAGCGATCTCGAATAAGTCAAACTGAAGCCGCTCAAGTTATAGATGTCACGGCGGCGGCTCTAAACCAGTATGAGAGCGGAAAGCGTCGGGTAGATGCTCTTACTTGAAACCGAGACGGCGGTGTTAGCGGCTCAAAAGGCTCGATATCACTACAACTTGGGAATGGCACCTCTAGTTAATTTGCGAAGCTTCTTAGAGGCTCAAGGATTAATGATATTTATCATTCCCTTTGGTAAGGAACAAAATGCTATATCTGGGCTATTTTTGTCTCATCCCAAACTGGGAAATATTATTGCCATTAACCAAGCCCAGACTGATTCTCGTCTCTCTTTTAGCTTGGCTCATGGATTAGCTCATCGTCTCTATCAATATGACCAACCCGCTATTCTTTGTCACCATGGAGTTACTAATCCGTTAGAATGCTTTGCTGAACGATTTGCGGCTTATTTCCTGATTCCTTCAGCAGCATTGCAGGAACGTTTACATAGTCTGGGAGTAAAACGGGTGAGGCATCCGGCGGAAGTTGTGCATTTAGCCCACTACTTCGGCGTTAGCTATGAAGAAATGTTAGTTCGATTGGATTTGGAACATCAACTCGCAGGTTCTCAGGAAGACTTTAAGCGGATTCAGCCCGCACGTTTATCTCGAAATTTGGGTTATAGTTCTTCGTTTGAGGAGAGTGGAGAGGGTTTTCTTCCTGTAGAAAAACGTTTACCTAGAATTTTCCTAGAACTTGCCTATCGTGCTGTTCTAGCGGACAAGTTATCCCGGCGGCGAGTAGCGGAAATGTTGGGTATTAGCGATATTGAATTGGAGGATCGTCTGTGTACGAATGAGCAAACACTTGAAGAAATTGCCAGTTAATCAAGGGGTGTGTATGGAGTGCGATCGCTCTGTTTTCAAAATTGCCGCAAGATATTACGGTAGCGGTCAACAGGGCGAGACTCCACCTCATAAAAGGGTTGCCCCTCTTTACTACGAGTTTCAGTCAATACTGCTCAGAATAGACACTTCCCAATAAGGTTGACGCTCATGCTCTGAAGCACTATATTAAGAAGCAACCCAAAAACTAGATGGAGTTGATAAATTTTCTTTATGCCTTTTTATGAAATAGACACAGATCAAACAAAATTACAAAAATTAAAACCCACTGACTTTGAATCTGAAAAGTTCCTTGAACGTCAACACTTGCAACCCCTACTGCGAGATAAGACTGAGGCTATTGACTCAGGTATATTTATTATTTCAGAAGAATTTTCTAACTGGGAGGATAGTAAGCGCAGAATCGATTTACTCGGCTTAGATGAGGAGGGAAATCTTGTCGTAATTGAGTTAAAGCGAGTCCAAGAAGGAGCACACATGGAGTTGCAAGCTCTTCGCTACGCAGCTATGGTATCAGCTATGGATTTTGAAGCTGTTATTGATGCTCATGAACAATTTCTGACTAAGTTAGGAAGAGATAGTAAAAATGCACGCTCGGAAATCAGAAAATTCTTGGAGCTTGAAGATTCAGAAGATGGTCTGATTAGCAATAATCCACGCATAATTTTAATTGCTCCTAGCTTTTCTCAAGAAATTACAACAACAGTTCTTTGGTTAAATGGACAAGGAATTGATATACGATGCATGGAAGTTATTCTCTACGACATTAAGGATTCTAAATTTTTGAATGTTGAGCAGATAATCCCTTTACCTTCCGCCGCAGATTACCAAATTAAAATTAGAGAAAAGACCAATCAAGCGGTGCGTGAAGTGTCTACGAGACAAAAAAGAAGAGAGAAGACTATAAAAATTCTAGTCGAGAATAGTATCCTCCAAGAAGGAACGCGAGTTTACCTGATACGATCGCCAAAACCTGAACTAGATCTTAACCACATTGAAGACAAGGCTAAACACGCTACCTTTCAAAAAGATTCCCAAAAATTTAAGTGGGATTTAGATGAGTCAAGTTATTCAATAAGCGGTCTCTGTAAAGCTCTGTGCGAAAAGTATCATATTCCGGTAGGATCTGGGGCATTTCCCGGTCCTGAATATTGGGCTATTGAGAATGAAAACAAATCACTTTCAGAGCGTGCTAAGCAAAAGTATTCTGAAAATAATGATTAAAACATTAGCCAACGGGTAAAAATTGCCGTGGAATAGTCATCAATTTCTCAACAACTGCTGAATTTCGACGAGTCAGATAGAGAATGCACGTATTCGTATCTAACAGATAAATCACAAAAGTTCCCAAAGCCGCTGCTCATATTCTCCTTGTTCCTCGCGTGTCAATGGTTCCCCTTGCCACTTTCCCGCTGTCCTCTCAAAAAAACCAGGAGACCAGCCCAACTCTTCTGGTGTTA harbors:
- a CDS encoding helix-turn-helix domain-containing protein; its protein translation is MASLFSPKPQEYLAKSDGVQHMNMNYEILGQRLRLARERSRISQTEAAQVIDVTAAALNQYESGKRRVDALT
- a CDS encoding ImmA/IrrE family metallo-endopeptidase, with protein sequence MLLLETETAVLAAQKARYHYNLGMAPLVNLRSFLEAQGLMIFIIPFGKEQNAISGLFLSHPKLGNIIAINQAQTDSRLSFSLAHGLAHRLYQYDQPAILCHHGVTNPLECFAERFAAYFLIPSAALQERLHSLGVKRVRHPAEVVHLAHYFGVSYEEMLVRLDLEHQLAGSQEDFKRIQPARLSRNLGYSSSFEESGEGFLPVEKRLPRIFLELAYRAVLADKLSRRRVAEMLGISDIELEDRLCTNEQTLEEIAS